In one Alnus glutinosa chromosome 14, dhAlnGlut1.1, whole genome shotgun sequence genomic region, the following are encoded:
- the LOC133856716 gene encoding zinc finger BED domain-containing protein RICESLEEPER 2-like, translating to MSDEEPVVDLHEVEYYHDLIEVDAIEDVPVSMGSFKKKKPQKRRKTSDAWNYFDPPPSTCPNDDKPQVKCKYCDATYVVLGAYDGLKEIDSALHKVRESVEYVKGSQGRKKRFLESVNQMSLDGRKGLRQDVPTRWNSTFLILESVVYYRRAFCHLELIDSNFKHCPGVLECEKVDSIRTFLACFYHATCDFFGTKYPTTNLYFPSVFMIYVTLKQHKESEDEYKRLMANRMLYKFEKYWSEFSIVLAIAVILDPRFKLHFIDFCYKKLYGENSSREFLLVHAKLFSLFMEYNGMFPITSSTIAVEKHEFDTFERDDVGIQKTQIELYLDEPRLDRNAKLDILAFWKGNEFRYPDVACMARDILSIPVSTVASESTFSVGGRVIDQFRSSLKPDVVEALVCTRDWLYREQCSQRYNFNSESAVSQ from the exons ATGAGTGACGAAGAACCTGTGGTAGATCTTCATGAAGTAGAATATTATCACGATTTGATAGAAGTAGATGCAATAGAAGACGTACCTGTTAGTATGgggagttttaaaaaaaaaaagcctcagaAGCGTAGGAAGACATCGGATGCTTGGAATTATTTTGATCCCCCTCCTAGTACGTGTCCAAATGATGACAAGCCGCAGGTCAAATGCAAGTATTGTGATGCTACATACGTGGTTCTAGGTGCATATG ATGGGTTGAAAGAAATTGATAGTGCTCTCCATAAGGTTCGTGAGAGTGTTGAGTATGTTAAAGGATCACAAGGGAGGAAAAAGAGGTTTCTTGAATCTGTGAATCAAATGTCTTTGGATGGTAGAAAAGGGTTGAGACaagatgttccaactagatggaattccACATTTCTAATACTTGAGAGTGTTGTTTATTATCGGCGTGCTTTTTGTCATTTAGAGTTGATTGATTCTAACTTTAAGCATTGCCCTGGTGTACTTGAGTGTGAAAAGGTGGATAGTATTAGAACTTTCTTGGCTTGTTTTTATCATGCTACTTGTGACTTTTTTGGAACTAAGTATCCCACAACCAACTTATATTTTCCATCAGTTTTCATGATCTATGTGACCTTGAAGCAACATAAAGAGAGTGAAGATgaatataagagattaatggcAAATCGAATGCTCtataagtttgaaaaatattggtcagaattcaGTATAGTGTTGGCCATTGCAGTTATCTTGGATCCTCGTTTCAAGCTTCATTTTATAGATTTCTGCTATAAGAAGCTTTATGGAGAGAATAGTTCTAGAGAGTttttgcttgttcatgctaaattattctctctttttatggAATATAATGGTATGTTTCCTATAACTTCAAGCACCATAGCTGTTGAAAAACAT GAGTTTGATACATTTGAAAGGGATGATGTTGGTATACAAAAGACTCAAAtagaactttatttggatgaacctaGGCTGGATAGGAATGCGAAATTGGACATTCTTgcattttggaaaggaaatgaatttcgttatcctGATGTAGCTTGTATGGCTCGTGATATTTTGAGTATTCCCGTTTCTACAGTTGCCtcagaatccacttttagtGTTGGTGGGCGTGTAATTGATCAATTTAGGAGTTCGCTCAAGCCAGATGTCGTTGAGGCACTAGTTTGCACTAGAGATTGGTTATATAGAGAGCAAT GTTCTCAAAGATACAATTTCAACTCTGAAAGTGCAGTAAGCCAGTAA